A genome region from Crossiella equi includes the following:
- a CDS encoding GDSL-type esterase/lipase family protein: MRALRSPLVILPVLVLVLGLLLLVSDGPVPKLPAPPEDAPKAVVALGDSTMSGEGAGDYDPATNGQDGNWCHRSPHAMINKLGLPDIAKVANLSCSGAQVAHLVDRPQHNEGPQIPRLLEIARQYRVAAVVVQVGANDEPGFSSVVKDCAEAWLRSRATGCSGPLTSGWGERVDRMVPKLTKALQLIRKQMREHGYPDASYQLVVQSYAAPVGKSATTSLRNLGGCPFRAGDLEWVEDKAVGELAAGVRTAAAVAGARFLDLSRAGVGREACSTTGSGAGEWFTRLRVNWKDLSDEARSAHAMQESYHPNAAGHENFAACLTRFLTTTDKAAACVTDATGKLLPNPGAAVAARAAR, from the coding sequence ATGCGTGCCCTGCGATCCCCCCTGGTCATCCTCCCCGTGCTGGTCCTGGTGCTCGGACTGCTGCTGCTGGTCAGCGATGGTCCGGTGCCCAAGCTGCCCGCGCCGCCCGAGGACGCGCCCAAGGCCGTGGTGGCCCTGGGCGACAGCACCATGTCCGGGGAGGGCGCGGGCGACTACGACCCGGCCACCAACGGCCAGGACGGCAACTGGTGCCACCGCTCCCCGCACGCGATGATCAACAAACTGGGCCTGCCGGACATCGCGAAGGTGGCCAACCTGTCCTGCTCGGGCGCCCAGGTCGCGCACCTGGTCGACCGCCCGCAGCACAACGAGGGCCCGCAGATCCCGCGCCTGCTGGAGATCGCCCGCCAGTACCGGGTCGCCGCGGTCGTGGTCCAGGTCGGCGCCAACGACGAGCCCGGGTTCAGCTCGGTGGTCAAGGACTGCGCGGAGGCCTGGCTGCGCTCCCGGGCCACGGGCTGCTCCGGTCCGCTCACCAGCGGCTGGGGCGAGCGCGTGGACAGGATGGTGCCCAAGCTGACCAAGGCGCTGCAGCTGATCCGCAAGCAGATGCGCGAGCACGGCTACCCGGACGCCAGCTACCAGCTCGTGGTCCAGTCCTACGCCGCCCCGGTCGGCAAGTCGGCCACCACGAGCCTGCGCAACCTGGGCGGCTGCCCCTTCCGCGCGGGTGACCTGGAGTGGGTGGAGGACAAGGCGGTCGGCGAGCTGGCCGCGGGCGTGCGCACCGCCGCGGCGGTCGCGGGCGCCCGCTTCCTGGACCTGTCCCGGGCGGGCGTGGGCCGCGAGGCCTGCTCCACCACGGGCTCGGGCGCGGGCGAGTGGTTCACGCGGCTGCGGGTGAACTGGAAGGACCTCAGCGACGAGGCCCGCTCGGCCCACGCGATGCAGGAGTCCTACCACCCGAACGCGGCGGGCCACGAGAACTTCGCCGCCTGCCTGACCCGCTTCCTGACCACCACGGACAAGGCCGCGGCCTGCGTCACCGACGCAACGGGCAAACTCCTCCCGAACCCAGGCGCAGCCGTAGCCGCCCGAGCAGCCCGCTGA
- a CDS encoding alpha/beta fold hydrolase, whose amino-acid sequence MDLVYERRGDGPPLILLHGVGHHWQAWEPVIDRLAKEREVIALDFPGFGRSPMPPQDIAYGPELLVNTVLDLCERLRLERPHVAGNSMGGLAALMLGQRGAVASVTGLSPAGLWTDRERAWAFQVLTACRLAARYLPPPLVARLAQHPSARTLFTGMIYAKPARRAASAVVAEVAALRGAAGFEGALAVGREFRFRGSVPADVPVTIAWGDKDRVLSRRQGLRVRDELAPHARLVELPGCGHVPMSDDPELVARVLLEGSLSRARA is encoded by the coding sequence ATGGACCTGGTCTACGAGCGCAGGGGTGATGGCCCGCCCCTGATCCTGTTGCACGGCGTCGGCCACCACTGGCAGGCCTGGGAGCCGGTCATCGACCGGCTGGCGAAGGAGCGCGAGGTCATCGCGCTGGACTTCCCCGGGTTCGGCCGGTCGCCGATGCCGCCCCAGGACATCGCCTACGGGCCCGAGCTGCTGGTCAACACCGTCCTGGACCTGTGCGAACGGCTGCGCCTGGAACGGCCGCACGTGGCGGGCAACTCCATGGGCGGCCTGGCCGCGCTCATGCTCGGGCAGCGCGGTGCCGTCGCCAGCGTCACCGGGCTCTCCCCCGCCGGGCTGTGGACCGACCGCGAGCGCGCCTGGGCCTTCCAGGTGCTCACCGCCTGCCGCCTGGCCGCCAGGTACCTGCCGCCGCCGCTGGTCGCCCGGCTGGCCCAGCACCCGTCGGCGCGCACGCTGTTCACCGGGATGATCTACGCCAAGCCCGCCCGGCGCGCGGCCAGCGCCGTGGTGGCCGAGGTGGCCGCGCTGCGCGGGGCGGCCGGGTTCGAGGGGGCGCTGGCGGTGGGCCGGGAGTTCCGGTTCCGCGGTTCGGTGCCCGCCGACGTGCCGGTGACCATCGCCTGGGGCGACAAGGACCGCGTGCTCTCCCGCCGCCAGGGCCTGCGTGTGCGGGACGAGCTGGCCCCGCACGCCCGCCTGGTCGAGCTGCCCGGCTGCGGGCACGTGCCGATGAGCGACGATCCCGAGCTGGTGGCGCGGGTCCTGCTCGAGGGCAGCCTCAGCCGAGCACGAGCTTGA
- a CDS encoding phenylacetate--CoA ligase family protein, with translation MGVSWQIWRDRGGDRGRVPSRQRRRVTELVAHARTASPFYRELYADVPGDYRLTDLPPVAKPQLMDRFDDWVTDPAVRLARVEEHLADLSRVGTLFQGRYLVSTSSGSSGRRGVVLQDEPTRAVLHGLGALRALPALGAGLVRKIVAGGGRMANLVATDGHFGGVVMAAHQRAQRASRAARLRVFDVHAPVAETVAALNEYQPVMLGGYATAQVALAHEQLAGRLRISPVLVTTGGEAIPRADRELLAAAFGAEVRDQYGCSEFMTLTFACALDRLHVNDDWAILEPVDTEGRPVSPGVASASVLLTNLANRVQPVIRYDLGDSVTVDPDPCGCGRGFPVVKVQGRCDDTLVFTAPGGSEVRLLPLAVVTAVDGLPGVRRFQIVRSGPGQLSVRLDAEGDVWPRLRDRLCRYLDRQGLGAVEVVLAPVPPERDRDTGKFKLVLG, from the coding sequence ATGGGCGTTTCCTGGCAGATCTGGCGCGACCGCGGCGGGGACCGGGGCCGGGTGCCCAGCAGGCAGCGGCGGCGCGTCACCGAGCTGGTCGCCCACGCCCGCACCGCCTCCCCGTTCTACCGCGAGCTCTACGCCGACGTGCCCGGCGACTACCGCCTCACCGACCTGCCGCCGGTGGCGAAACCGCAGCTCATGGACCGTTTCGACGACTGGGTGACCGATCCGGCGGTCCGGTTGGCGCGGGTCGAGGAGCACCTGGCCGACCTGTCCCGCGTGGGCACGCTGTTCCAGGGCCGCTACCTGGTGTCGACCAGCTCGGGCAGCAGCGGGCGGCGCGGGGTGGTGCTGCAGGACGAGCCGACGCGGGCGGTGCTGCACGGTCTGGGCGCGCTGCGCGCGCTGCCCGCGCTCGGGGCCGGGCTGGTCCGCAAGATCGTCGCCGGGGGCGGGCGGATGGCCAACCTGGTCGCCACCGACGGGCACTTCGGCGGGGTGGTGATGGCGGCCCACCAGCGCGCCCAGCGGGCCTCGCGGGCGGCGCGGCTGCGCGTGTTCGACGTGCACGCCCCGGTCGCGGAGACCGTGGCCGCGCTCAACGAGTACCAGCCGGTGATGCTCGGCGGCTACGCCACCGCGCAGGTCGCGCTCGCGCACGAGCAGCTGGCCGGGCGGCTGCGGATCAGCCCGGTGCTCGTCACCACCGGCGGCGAGGCCATCCCGCGCGCCGACCGCGAGCTGCTGGCCGCCGCGTTCGGCGCCGAGGTGCGCGACCAGTACGGCTGCTCGGAGTTCATGACGCTGACCTTCGCGTGCGCGCTGGACCGCCTGCACGTCAACGACGACTGGGCGATCCTGGAACCGGTCGACACCGAGGGCAGGCCGGTCTCGCCGGGTGTGGCCTCGGCCTCGGTGCTGCTGACCAACCTGGCCAACCGGGTGCAGCCGGTCATCCGCTACGACCTCGGCGACTCGGTCACCGTCGACCCGGATCCGTGCGGCTGCGGGCGGGGGTTCCCGGTGGTGAAGGTGCAGGGGCGGTGCGACGACACGCTCGTGTTCACCGCCCCGGGCGGCTCCGAGGTGCGGCTGCTGCCGCTGGCCGTGGTGACCGCGGTGGACGGGCTGCCCGGGGTGCGGCGGTTCCAGATCGTGCGCAGCGGGCCGGGGCAGCTGTCCGTGCGGCTGGACGCCGAGGGCGATGTCTGGCCCCGGCTGCGCGACCGGCTGTGCCGCTACCTGGACCGGCAGGGGCTGGGCGCGGTCGAGGTGGTGCTGGCGCCGGTCCCGCCGGAACGGGACCGGGACACCGGCAAGTTCAAGCTCGTGCTCGGCTGA